A segment of the Candidatus Rokuibacteriota bacterium genome:
AGCTGGGTTACGACGTGACGCTCGGGGTGTACTACCCGCTGATCGTCCCCAAGGGGACCCCCAGAGCCGTTGTCCAGACGATTCATGACGCGTTCAAGAAGGCCCTGGCAGAGCCATCGTTCGTCGAGCTGATGAAGAAGGGCGACATCGATATCGACTACCAGGGGCCCGAGGCGATCACGCGGGAGCTGTGGGTTTCCTTCGAGCAGAACGGAAAGCTCGTGGAGTCGCTGGGCCTGAAGAAGAAGTGAGGCGAGGCGTGCGACCCACGAACGTCCTGTTCGTCCTGTCCGACGAGCACAGCCGCCGCATCCTCGGCTGCTACGGGAACCCAGTGGTGAGGACGCCGAACCTCGACGCCCTTGCGGCGCGCGGCACGCGCTTCGCGAGCGCCTACTGCCAGACCCCGATCTGCGTCCCGTCGCGGGCCAGCCTGGCGACCGGCCGCTACGCGCACGCGGTGAACTCGTGGGACAACGCCACCCCGTACGTCGGCCCCGAGGCGCCGAGCTGGGGTCACCGGCTCACCGCGCAGGGGCACACGGTCACCACGATCGGCAAGCTCCATTACCGGCGGGCCGGTGACCCGAGCGGTTTTCCCGACCAGCGCGTGCCGATGCACGTTGTCGAAGGTGTCGGTGACCTCTACGGCCTCCTCCGCGGGGACATGCCGCCCCGGCCGCACAGCCGGAGGTACGTGGTCGAGGCCAGGCCGGGGGAGAGCGAGTATATCCGCTACGACCGCGCCATCGCGGAGGCCACGGCCCGCTGGCTTGCGGAGGAGGCGGGGGATCAACGCCGGCCGTGGGTCCTGTTCGTCGGGTTCGTGTCGCCCCACTTCCCCCTCGTCGTCCCGGAGCGCTACTTCAACCTCTATCCGCTCGACTCGGTTCCCCTCCCGGTCCAGCACGCTCCGGAAGCCTGGCCGCGCCACCCCGTGATCGATCTCAGGCGGCGGCAGCAGGCGCTCGAGGAGCCGCTCGACGAGAAAACCCTCCGGAAGGCCCTGGCTGCCTACTACGGGCTGGTGAGCTTTCTCGACGAGCAGGTCGGAATCGTCCTCGACGCCCTCAGCGAGGCCGGGCTCGCAGCGACGACGCGGGTCATGTACTCGACGGACCACGGCGAGCTGCTCGGCGACCACGGCCTCTGGTGGAAGAGCGCGATGTACGAGAGCTCGGTGGCGGTCCCGCTGATCATGGCCGGTCCCGACGTCCCCCGGGGCCACGTCGTGCGGACGAATGCCATGCTGGTGGACATCTTCCCGACCCTCGTCGAGGCTGTCGGGGCGAGGCTTGCTGACGAGGACCGGGACCTGCCTGGCGAGTCGCTGATCGGGTTGGCGCGGGAGGTGGACCGGCCGCGGACCGCGTTCAGCGAGTACCACGCCATCATGTCGCCGAGCGGGACCTTCATGCTTCGCACGGCGCGCTACAAGTACGTCCATTACGTCGGCTACCCACCGCAGCTCTTCGACCTCGCCGTGGACCCGGACGAGACGCGGGACCTGGGCACCGATCCGCAGTACGCCGACGTCCGCGCGGCCTGCGTGCGGGAGCTGCGGGGGATCGTGGACACGGAGCAGGTCGACGCGCGGGCGAAGGCCGACCAGCGCCGCCGGATCGAGGTGGCCGGGGGCGTAGAGGCAATCCTCGCCGGTGGCGCGAAGATCGCCTACACGCCCGCGCCCGGCGAGTTCGATCCCGCGCCTTTCGAGGCGACCCGGCGCGCCCCCCCTCGGCCCGCGTGAGCGGGGGGCGCGGCGCGCTTGGGTCGATCCAGACACTGTGAGCTGATGGAGGGTTGACGATGCGCCTGTTCACCCGACCGATCTTGCTTCTCCTGGTAACGGCTTTCCTTTCCCCCATCGAGGCGGTCGCCGCGGCGTACCCGGAGCGGCCGGTGACGATGATCTGCCCGTTCCCCGCGGGCGGCGCGATGGACATCGTGGCCCGGAACCTGGTGGAGGCGCTGAAGCGGCACTTCCCGAAACCGGTGGCGGTCGTGAACCGGCCCGGCGCTGCCGGCACGATCGGAAACGCCGAGGTCGTCCAGGCCGGGCCCGACGGCTACACGATCGGGATCAGCGCCGTCGCCGTCCTCACGGTCCAGCCCCACCGCACCGCCCTCCCGTACAAGACGCCCGACGACTACGAGCCGATCATCAAGCTGGTGAACCTGCCGATCGTCTTCGCGGTGAAAGCGGACAGCGCCTGGAAGACCATGCGGGAGTTCCTGGAGGCGGCCAAAAGCGCGCCCGGAAAGCTCCGCGTCGGGAGCCCCGGGGTCGGGACCATCCTCCACTTGAACCTGGAAGCGCTGAAGCTCGAAGCCAAGGTGGACCTGACCCACGTCCCGTTCGCGGGAGGCGCCGAGTCGGTGCCGGCCCTCCTCGGTGGCCATATCGACGGGCTGAACGTCCATCCTTCCGAGATCATCTCCCACGTCCAGGCGGGCAAGGCGCGGATCCTCGCCGTCTACCAGGAGGGCCGGAATCCGCTCTTCCCCGAGGCTCCGACGTTCCGCGAGCTCGGCCATGACCTCACGCTGGGCGTCTACTACCTCCTGATCGCGCCGAAGGGGACGCCGGCGGGGGTCGTGAAGACGATCCACGACGCGGCCCGGCAGGCGATGGACGAGCCGGTCTTCGTCACGATGGCCAAGACGCGCGGCTACGTCATCGAGTACAAGGGATCCGAGGCGCTCAAGCAGGAGCTCTGGGACTCCTACCGGAGGAACGAGGAGCTGATCAGGCGGCTGGGGCTGGGGAAGAAGTAGGATGAGCCGGCTCCCCCTGGTGGCGGCTCTCGCCTTCCTCGCCTCCAGCGCCGCGTATCTCGTCGCGGCCCTCCGGCTGTCCCCGGGGAGCGTCGAGCAGCCCGGGCCGGGCCTCTTCCCCGTCGCCGTGGGGCTGCTCCTGGTCGCCTCCAGCTCGGCGTTCGTCTTCCAGTCCCTCCGCGCGAGCTCTGCGGCTGCGGCGGGTCCACCGGCCGAGGCCGGCAAGCGCGTCACAGGGGTGCTGGCCGTCCTGGCGGCCTTCTGTCTTTTCCTCCCCTGGCTGGGCTACGCCGTGACGGCGCCTGGCCTCCTCGTCGTGATCCTTCGGCTCTTCGGTCTTGCCCGGTGGCCGGTCGTGGCCGCGCTCGCCGTCGTCGCGACAGCCGCGTCGTACTACCTCTTCGGCGTCCTGCTGGGGGTGCCGCTGCCCGCGGGAGTCTGGACCCGTTAGGGATGAGCGCTGTTGAGGGGCTGGTCTACGGCTTCTCGGTCGCCCTGAGCCCGTCGAACCTGCTCGCCTGCCTGGCCGGCGTCGTGATCGGGACACTCGTTGGCGTCCTCCCGGGGATCGGCCCGGTCGGCGCCATGGCGTTGCTCCTCCCGTCCACGTTCGCCCTCGACCCGACGACAGCGCTGATCATGCTCGCCGGGATCTACTACGGATCCATGTACGGCGGCTCCACGACCTCGATCCTCGTCAACGTTCCCGGCGAGGCGGCCTCGGTGGTGACGGCCCTGGACGGCTATCAGATGGCCCGCCGGGGCCGGGCCGGCGCGGCGCTCGCGGTCTCGGCCGTCGGCTCGTTCGTCGCCGGTACGCTGGGGGTGCTGGGCCTCATCCTGTTCGCCACGCTCCTGGCGGAGGCGGCGCTCGGCTTCGGGCCGCCCGAGTACTTCGCGTTGACGGTGATGGGCCTCGCGGTCCTGTCGCGGCTCTCGGGCGGCTCGCTGGTGAAGGCGTTCCTGATGGTCGGGCTCGGCCTCGCGCTCGGCAGCGTGGGGATGGAGCCGATCTCGGGGGTGAGCCGGTTCACGTTCGGATCGGTGCGGCTCTCCCAGGGGATCGAGCTGGTGCCGGTGGCGATGGGGCTCTTCGGGATCGCCGAGATTCTCTCTCTGGCCGAGACCAGGGGCGGTCTGCCCCGCGCGATGTCGGTGCGTCTCCGCGAGCTTCTGCCGACGCGGACGGAGTGGCGCCGGGCCACGGGCCCGATCGTCCGCGGCTCGATCCTGGGGTTCCTCGTCGGCCTGATTCCCGGGCCCGCCGCGGTCCTCTCGACGTTTCTCTCCTATACGGTCGAGCGCAGGGCGGCGAGGCACCCGGAGGAGTTCGGGAAGGGCGCCATCGAGGGCGTCGCCGGGCCCGAGTCCGCGAACAACGGCGCCACCGCCGGCGCGCTCGTCCCGCTCCTGGCGCTCGGGATCCCCTTCGCGCCGGCTACCGCCGTTCTCCTCGGCGCCCTCGTCATCCACGGAATCCAGCCAGGCCCGCTCCTGATGACCCAGCGCCCCGAGATCTTCTGGGGAGTCGCCGCGAGCATGTACATCGGGAACGCGATCCTCCTGATCCTGAACCTGCCGCTCATCGGTCTCTTCGTGAGCGTCCTCCGGCTCCCCCAGTACCTCCTGCTCTCGCTGGTGGTCCTCCTCTGCCTGGTGGGAACCTACTCGGTGAACAACAGCCTGCTCGACCTCTGGGTCCTCGTGATCATGGGCGGCCTCGGGTATCTCCTCCGGAAGCTCGGCTTCGAGCCGGCGATCGTGATCCTGGCGCTGGTCCTCGGCCCCATGCTCGAGAAGACCTTCCGCCAGACGCTCTTCATGGCGCGCGGCGACTGGGGGCTGATCCTCTCGCGCCCGCTGACGCTCGCGCTCCTCCTCGCCGG
Coding sequences within it:
- a CDS encoding sulfatase-like hydrolase/transferase encodes the protein MRPTNVLFVLSDEHSRRILGCYGNPVVRTPNLDALAARGTRFASAYCQTPICVPSRASLATGRYAHAVNSWDNATPYVGPEAPSWGHRLTAQGHTVTTIGKLHYRRAGDPSGFPDQRVPMHVVEGVGDLYGLLRGDMPPRPHSRRYVVEARPGESEYIRYDRAIAEATARWLAEEAGDQRRPWVLFVGFVSPHFPLVVPERYFNLYPLDSVPLPVQHAPEAWPRHPVIDLRRRQQALEEPLDEKTLRKALAAYYGLVSFLDEQVGIVLDALSEAGLAATTRVMYSTDHGELLGDHGLWWKSAMYESSVAVPLIMAGPDVPRGHVVRTNAMLVDIFPTLVEAVGARLADEDRDLPGESLIGLAREVDRPRTAFSEYHAIMSPSGTFMLRTARYKYVHYVGYPPQLFDLAVDPDETRDLGTDPQYADVRAACVRELRGIVDTEQVDARAKADQRRRIEVAGGVEAILAGGAKIAYTPAPGEFDPAPFEATRRAPPRPA
- a CDS encoding tripartite tricarboxylate transporter substrate binding protein — its product is MRLFTRPILLLLVTAFLSPIEAVAAAYPERPVTMICPFPAGGAMDIVARNLVEALKRHFPKPVAVVNRPGAAGTIGNAEVVQAGPDGYTIGISAVAVLTVQPHRTALPYKTPDDYEPIIKLVNLPIVFAVKADSAWKTMREFLEAAKSAPGKLRVGSPGVGTILHLNLEALKLEAKVDLTHVPFAGGAESVPALLGGHIDGLNVHPSEIISHVQAGKARILAVYQEGRNPLFPEAPTFRELGHDLTLGVYYLLIAPKGTPAGVVKTIHDAARQAMDEPVFVTMAKTRGYVIEYKGSEALKQELWDSYRRNEELIRRLGLGKK
- a CDS encoding tripartite tricarboxylate transporter TctB family protein, translating into MSRLPLVAALAFLASSAAYLVAALRLSPGSVEQPGPGLFPVAVGLLLVASSSAFVFQSLRASSAAAAGPPAEAGKRVTGVLAVLAAFCLFLPWLGYAVTAPGLLVVILRLFGLARWPVVAALAVVATAASYYLFGVLLGVPLPAGVWTR
- a CDS encoding tripartite tricarboxylate transporter permease gives rise to the protein MSAVEGLVYGFSVALSPSNLLACLAGVVIGTLVGVLPGIGPVGAMALLLPSTFALDPTTALIMLAGIYYGSMYGGSTTSILVNVPGEAASVVTALDGYQMARRGRAGAALAVSAVGSFVAGTLGVLGLILFATLLAEAALGFGPPEYFALTVMGLAVLSRLSGGSLVKAFLMVGLGLALGSVGMEPISGVSRFTFGSVRLSQGIELVPVAMGLFGIAEILSLAETRGGLPRAMSVRLRELLPTRTEWRRATGPIVRGSILGFLVGLIPGPAAVLSTFLSYTVERRAARHPEEFGKGAIEGVAGPESANNGATAGALVPLLALGIPFAPATAVLLGALVIHGIQPGPLLMTQRPEIFWGVAASMYIGNAILLILNLPLIGLFVSVLRLPQYLLLSLVVLLCLVGTYSVNNSLLDLWVLVIMGGLGYLLRKLGFEPAIVILALVLGPMLEKTFRQTLFMARGDWGLILSRPLTLALLLAGLVIVVVPEFCRASRRWRARRAVAVGP